ATCGAAGGGATATGGCATGCGGGTGGGTCAGCTGAGCCGGACCGCGCTGGGCGCCGCCCGCGCCCGGGCACTGCACCAAACGTCGGACGAGCCGAGGATTTTCACCGATCCGGTGGCCGTCGCTCTCGCCGGGGCCGTCGACGACGCCGCGGGCGAGGTGTCCGCGGGCAAGGATGTGCCCGACGAGGCGCGTCTGTTCCTGGCCATGCGGCATCGCTTCGCCGAGGACGCGCTGGCCGCGCGCGCCGGCGAGTTCGGTCAGGTGGTGGTGCTGGGCGCCGGACTGGACACGTTCGGGGTGCGCAACCCGTACCCGCACCTCACCGTCTACGAGGTAGACCATCCCGATACGCAAGCCTGGAAGCGCGGACGCCTCGCGCACGCCGGGATCGCGGTGCCCGACGGGCTGCGCTTCGTCGCCTGCGACTTCGAAAACGACGACCTGGCAAGCGAATTGCGCGCGCAGGGCTTCGACGCCACGATTCCGACGTTCTTCATCTGGCTGGGTGTCGTGCAATACCTCACCGGGGAGGCCGTCGACGCCACGCTGAGCTTCATCGCCGAACTCCCCGCACCCGCGCAGGTCGTGATCGACTACAGCGAACCCCCGTCGGCGCTACCGCCGCAGCGCCGCGCGGTGGTGGAGATGCTCTCGACCATCATGGCCGGCATCGGGGAGCCGTGGCTGTCGCTGTTCACCCGTGACGAAATCGCCGACAAGCTCACCGGTTTCGGCTATTCCGAGGTCGAGGACCTGGACTGGACCGCCATGCTCGCCCGCTACGCGCCGGCCAGCACCGCCGCCGACCAGGTCGGCGGCCATGTCCTGCGCGCGGCGCATGCCGGCCGGGCGGCGCGCGCCACCGCGCCGTGACCGACCCGTCCCCGGAGTGGGATCACCCTCGGGGCGCGGCAGCGCTGCGACTGCTGGTGGAGGTCGGCGGCGACCACGGGCTGTCGGCCGCGGACTGCTTGCGGGGCACGGGATTACGCGACGCGGACCTGCACCAGCCGTCCTGTCAGTGCGAGGCCGGGCACGAGATCACGGTGGCGCGCAATCTGATTCGGCGGCTGGGGGACCGGCCGGGCCTGGGCACGGAGGCGGGCGCGCGGTACACCTTCGGCACA
This sequence is a window from Nocardia yunnanensis. Protein-coding genes within it:
- a CDS encoding class I SAM-dependent methyltransferase, which codes for MRVGQLSRTALGAARARALHQTSDEPRIFTDPVAVALAGAVDDAAGEVSAGKDVPDEARLFLAMRHRFAEDALAARAGEFGQVVVLGAGLDTFGVRNPYPHLTVYEVDHPDTQAWKRGRLAHAGIAVPDGLRFVACDFENDDLASELRAQGFDATIPTFFIWLGVVQYLTGEAVDATLSFIAELPAPAQVVIDYSEPPSALPPQRRAVVEMLSTIMAGIGEPWLSLFTRDEIADKLTGFGYSEVEDLDWTAMLARYAPASTAADQVGGHVLRAAHAGRAARATAP